From the genome of Danio rerio strain Tuebingen ecotype United States chromosome 2, GRCz12tu, whole genome shotgun sequence, one region includes:
- the higd1a gene encoding HIG1 domain family member 1A, mitochondrial, whose amino-acid sequence MSDIGYEDNESKLMRKIKQNPFVPAGMAGFFAIVAYRLFKLKSRGDTKMSVHLIHMRVAAQGFVVGAMTLGVIYSMYNEYILKPAEAQKALEQKALEKK is encoded by the exons ATGAGCGACATTGGATACGAAGACAATGAGTCCAAGTTGATGAGAAAAATCAAGCAGAATCCATTCGTCCCTGCAG GGATGGCTGGGTTCTTTGCCATTGTGGCGTACAGACTGTTCAAGCTGAAGAGCCGAGGAGACACAAAGATGTCAGTGCACCTGATTCACATGCGTGTGGCTGCACAAGGCTTCGTGGTCGGAGCCATGACTTTAG GAGTCATCTATTCGATGTACAACGAGTATATTCTGAAACCCGCCGAAGCACAGAAGGCGCTGGAGCAGAAAGCGTTGGAAAAGAAGTGA